The following DNA comes from Bradyrhizobium sp. SK17.
TTCGACCTGAAGCGGAAGAACGCGCTGACGACGGATCCGAACAACTCGATGTTCCAGACCCAGAACGGCGAGGTCACCTCGCGCGGCGTCGAGCTCGAAGCGGTCGCCAACATCACGCGCAATTTCAAACTGGTCGCGAGCTACACCAACTACGAGCTGTTCGTCAGCAAGGATCTCAATCCGGCGCTGATCGGCACCGTTCCAACCAACACGCCGCGTGACTTCGCCTCGGTGTGGACCGACTACACCTTCCGCGAAGGCCCGCTGGCTGGCTTCGGCTTCGGCGGCGGCGTGCGCTATGTCGGCTCCTCGTTCGCAGACAATCTGAACACCGCGCGCGTTCCCTCCTTCGTGCTCGGCGACCTCGCCGTGCATTACGAATGGGGCAACAACTGGCGCGCGGCACTCAACATCGTCAATGTGACCGACAAGATCTATGTCGCGAGCTGCGCGGTAATCTCTTCCTGCTACTATGGCGATCGCCGCCGCTTCACCGCAAGCCTCGGCTACAAATGGTGAGCCGGCCGCGAAGCGTTCACTGAACGATCATCGCGAGAGGCGGCGTTCAGCCGCCTCGCTTTTTCGATGTTCGTCAGGGTGGTGTCAGCATGTCAGGCTAGGGTCCCGCCGCGGCCGTACTTGCCGCGCCCAGACTGGCCCGCTCCGAAATGCGAGCCCCGGAGCGGGCCTTTTACTTGCCGAGAGTTGTCCGAAGACATCCCAGGCTGCTGCTCGGTAGTATCGAACCATCGCCTAATCCAGTCCGACCTTGCCCGGAGCCCAATAGGCCTTGGTTCGTAGCCGCGATGGGACGACGCCGGCGGCCTTCAGCGCCCGGCTGACGCGCTGGATCGAGGAGGCCTTGCCGGTCAGCACGAAATGCGCGCCTCTGGCGGCAAAGCGCAGCAGCTCGGCCTCGGCGTCACCGAGATGGACATCGTCCGCGATTCGCTCGATCAACGTCGCCTCGCGGAGCCCGACGACGTCCAACACCGGCCGCGCCGCCCCGACATCCGAGACCTCGAAGACCTCGACTGCACCGGCCGCCAGCGGACCGTGACGAAGCGCGGCGGCCAAGGCAAACGAAGTTTCATCGCCGAACAGCACCACCGGCGCGTCGAGACCGGACAGGTCGAGCGAACGACGCGGGCCGAAGAATTGACAGTCGTCGCCCACTTGCAAGCCGGTTGCCCAGCGGCTGCCCGGTCCGTCGCCGTGTATGAAAGTGAGCAATCGCATGCTACCCGCGCCAGCGTCCCACGACATCGGTGTGTAGGTGCGCGCCCCAAGGCCGGACCCGATCGATACCTGGACCTTTTGGCCAACGGTCCACGCAACGTCGCGGAGTGCCCCGCCTTCGAGCTGGAGCAGCCGAAACTGCGGCGCGAGCGTCTCGGCCGCAGCGATGCGCGCAGAACGCATCAGCCAACGCAGCAGCATCCGCGTGACCCGACCTTGCGAAACCGGCCGCTGCTGGGAATTTGGCGAAACGAGCTCGATCAACGGCCTATTCCCTTCATCAGAATATCAGCGCCGTGCGGATCACGCCGTCCTGATCGTCAGCTCGTTGCCGCGCCCCGGGTCGAACGGCAGCGGCAATGAGCGATAGCCGTTCTGCGGATCGCGCACGTAGTCGAGATAGCCGGAGCCCTGTTCGAACGCGTTCTCCCCGACGACCACGGCACCCGGCTTGAGATGAGGCTCGAGCAGCTTGAGGATCGGAAGATAAAGTGTGAATGCGCCGTCGAGCATCACCATGTCGATGCAGCCGCCGACGCCGGGCTTCAGCGTTTCCCGGGCATCGCCGAGCCGAAACTCTACCAGATCGTCGAGCCCGGCGGCCGCAACGTTGGCGCGCGCCCGTTCGACCTTGCCGGGCTCGAGATCGGTTCCGATCAGGCGGCCGCCGCCCATGTCGCGCAAGGCAGCCGCCATGTAGATGGCGGAGATCCCCATCGACGAGCCAAACTCGACGATGCGAGCGGCCTTGCAGGTTCGCGCGCACATATAGAGAAATCGGCCAAAATCACGGGAGACGCTTAGAAAATTGCCGGCGAGCCCGTGATAGAGCCCCGCCATGTCCGTAGTCTCGGCTTCGACGAACTTGCTGACCGTTCTCTCGACATCAACGGCTTCATGGGCGTAGGCCTGCATCAGCGGCGCATCCGCCGCTTCCGCTTCCCGATGCAGTCGTTCGAGGACATCAGCAACGAGGCCGTGGCTGAGCGAATCCATATCCATGCTCCTGAGGCGTCAACGTCAGAGCTGGATACGAAATTGTCCCTCTCGCCACATTCCGTAAACGCGACAACCTCTTGCGAGTTCTGGTCAGAGCTCGGCGATGCGGCGCTCGGCCAGATACCGCGCCGGCGGCTTGCCGAGCGCCTTGCGGAACATGGTGACGAAGGCGCTGGCGTCGCCATAGCCGAGATCGAGCGCCACGATCTGCACCGAGACTCCCGCCGCGAGGCGCTGAAGCGCAAGCAGGATGTGGAGCTGCTGCCGCCAGCGGCCGAAGCTCATGCCGGTCTCGCGTTGCAGGATGCGGGTCAAGGTACGCGGCGCCACGCCCATACGGTTGGCCCAATCATCGATCGTCGCGCGATCGGAGGGGGTGGCCATCATCGCGGCTGCAATCCTGCGCAGCCGGGCATCGGCGGGCATCGGAAAGTTCAGTCGCTCGACGGGGGCCTGAGACAATTGGTCCAGCAGCACCGTAGCGATCCGGCC
Coding sequences within:
- a CDS encoding O-methyltransferase, with protein sequence MDSLSHGLVADVLERLHREAEAADAPLMQAYAHEAVDVERTVSKFVEAETTDMAGLYHGLAGNFLSVSRDFGRFLYMCARTCKAARIVEFGSSMGISAIYMAAALRDMGGGRLIGTDLEPGKVERARANVAAAGLDDLVEFRLGDARETLKPGVGGCIDMVMLDGAFTLYLPILKLLEPHLKPGAVVVGENAFEQGSGYLDYVRDPQNGYRSLPLPFDPGRGNELTIRTA
- a CDS encoding siderophore-interacting protein; this encodes MLLRWLMRSARIAAAETLAPQFRLLQLEGGALRDVAWTVGQKVQVSIGSGLGARTYTPMSWDAGAGSMRLLTFIHGDGPGSRWATGLQVGDDCQFFGPRRSLDLSGLDAPVVLFGDETSFALAAALRHGPLAAGAVEVFEVSDVGAARPVLDVVGLREATLIERIADDVHLGDAEAELLRFAARGAHFVLTGKASSIQRVSRALKAAGVVPSRLRTKAYWAPGKVGLD